A section of the Cuniculiplasma divulgatum genome encodes:
- a CDS encoding S-methyl-5'-thioadenosine phosphorylase — protein sequence MVYIGIIGGSGLYNLIENPKSFDIETPYGKPSAPIEVGKINGVEVAFIPRHGKKHTIPPHKVNYRANIWALNSLGVKRIIGVNAVGSLKEELAPGHVVIPDQFIDFTRRRELTFYDGPEVYHISMADPFCPEMNREIFKVSKKIDGNSHMGGSYVTIEGPRFSTRSESRMFRQFSDIIGMTLVPEVNLADEMSMCYSVLATVTDYDVWSETPVEAAEVFRIMKENEDKVTRIIRESLPIINSERHCHCKDRLKDAKA from the coding sequence ATGGTTTACATAGGAATTATTGGAGGAAGTGGACTCTACAATCTCATTGAAAATCCAAAATCTTTTGATATAGAGACTCCATACGGCAAACCCTCAGCCCCAATTGAGGTAGGAAAGATCAATGGCGTGGAAGTTGCCTTTATCCCACGCCACGGCAAAAAACACACAATCCCGCCGCACAAGGTGAATTACAGGGCCAATATATGGGCACTCAACAGCCTTGGCGTGAAGAGGATCATAGGCGTTAATGCGGTGGGCTCCCTCAAGGAGGAACTCGCTCCGGGCCATGTGGTTATTCCGGATCAGTTCATTGATTTCACCAGGAGGAGGGAACTTACGTTCTACGACGGCCCTGAGGTATACCACATATCCATGGCAGACCCATTCTGCCCGGAAATGAACAGGGAGATTTTCAAGGTTTCGAAGAAGATAGATGGGAATTCCCATATGGGTGGTTCATATGTGACCATTGAAGGGCCGAGATTTTCCACAAGGTCTGAATCCAGGATGTTCAGGCAGTTTTCAGATATAATCGGAATGACTCTTGTTCCCGAAGTCAACCTGGCTGATGAAATGTCAATGTGTTATTCCGTCCTGGCAACTGTCACTGACTATGATGTCTGGTCAGAAACACCGGTTGAGGCAGCAGAGGTCTTCAGGATCATGAAGGAAAACGAGGATAAGGTCACCAGAATAATCAGGGAATCATTACCCATAATAAATTCCGAAAGGCATTGTCACTGTAAAGATCGCCTTAAAGATGCAAAAGCGTGA
- a CDS encoding PINc/VapC family ATPase has protein sequence MDYVPDTSVIIDGRFTSFLSRQSECRVILSEAMMSEVEHQANEGKSIGFAALEELKKIRKMADDGIIYVEIHGRRPADWQIKRAKSGEIDEIIRMVAFENDATLVTGDQIQRDIALIKGIKVEYIAPDTREPKNIEEFFDEVTSSVHLKAEMEPVLKRGPPGEIKYEKLRYKITRGDLEEIANHIVKRGRNEDDSFIEMDARGATVIQLHNIRIVITRPPFSDDLEITAVRPIVKLSIEDYKLRPELLERLKNQANGVLVAGGPGAGKSTFVQALAEYLSSLGKVVKTMERPRDLQVSKEITQYTGLEGSMEKTGDILLLVREDYTVFDEMRVTNDFHVYSDLRLAGVGMIGVVHATRGIDAIQRFIGRIELGMIPQVVDTIIFIERGAVASVLVTQYSVKVPSGMQEEDLARPVIEVRDFFSQTTVFEIYTFGEQIVVVPVQKGQERGSFFKLAEDRIVQEIRRITGSGRVVVKMVGENRVLVQVDEASISRLIGKKGATISELEKRLGVRIEVEPLEESQEEQRQEAYTEIKNKIIYLTVGEPNMDVRFYVDNILVLQAKSSNKGIVRIKIASDTGAALYNYIKQGKKIYFSPARK, from the coding sequence GTGGATTACGTTCCAGATACTTCAGTGATTATTGATGGCCGATTTACTTCATTTCTTTCCCGGCAGTCGGAATGCAGGGTGATCCTGTCGGAAGCCATGATGTCGGAGGTAGAGCATCAGGCAAATGAAGGAAAGTCAATAGGTTTTGCGGCTTTGGAAGAGCTGAAAAAAATCAGGAAAATGGCCGATGACGGCATAATTTATGTGGAAATACACGGCCGCAGGCCGGCAGACTGGCAGATTAAGCGTGCCAAGAGCGGCGAGATTGATGAGATCATCAGGATGGTGGCATTCGAGAATGATGCGACTCTTGTTACTGGAGACCAGATACAGAGGGACATTGCGCTCATAAAGGGCATCAAGGTTGAATATATTGCCCCTGATACAAGGGAACCGAAAAACATCGAGGAATTCTTTGACGAAGTAACAAGTTCAGTGCACCTTAAGGCTGAAATGGAACCTGTTCTCAAGAGGGGTCCTCCCGGAGAAATCAAGTATGAGAAGCTCCGCTACAAAATAACAAGGGGAGATCTTGAGGAAATAGCCAACCATATCGTGAAGAGAGGCAGGAACGAGGACGATTCATTCATTGAGATGGACGCACGGGGAGCAACCGTCATCCAGCTTCACAACATACGTATAGTCATAACCAGGCCTCCTTTTTCTGATGATCTTGAGATAACTGCTGTGAGACCCATTGTGAAACTCTCCATTGAGGACTACAAATTAAGGCCAGAACTCCTGGAAAGGCTGAAAAACCAGGCAAACGGAGTTCTTGTGGCCGGCGGCCCGGGGGCGGGCAAGAGTACATTTGTTCAGGCACTTGCGGAATACCTCAGTTCACTTGGTAAGGTTGTAAAGACAATGGAGAGGCCGAGGGACCTCCAGGTTTCAAAGGAAATCACTCAGTACACTGGGCTTGAAGGATCCATGGAAAAGACCGGGGACATTCTCCTTCTTGTGAGAGAGGATTATACGGTTTTCGACGAGATGAGAGTGACAAACGATTTTCATGTGTACTCTGATCTCAGGCTGGCAGGCGTGGGCATGATTGGCGTCGTCCACGCCACACGTGGAATAGATGCAATCCAGAGATTCATCGGAAGGATAGAGCTTGGGATGATTCCACAGGTTGTGGACACAATTATATTCATTGAAAGGGGAGCCGTTGCATCGGTCCTGGTGACGCAGTACTCGGTCAAGGTTCCAAGCGGGATGCAGGAGGAGGACCTGGCGCGTCCTGTAATAGAGGTCAGGGATTTCTTCAGTCAAACCACTGTCTTCGAGATTTACACATTCGGGGAGCAGATCGTGGTGGTGCCAGTCCAGAAGGGCCAGGAAAGAGGTTCTTTCTTCAAGCTTGCAGAGGATCGCATAGTCCAGGAGATAAGGCGCATAACAGGCTCGGGACGAGTTGTTGTTAAGATGGTTGGGGAGAACAGGGTCCTTGTGCAGGTGGATGAAGCAAGCATTTCGCGGCTCATAGGCAAGAAGGGCGCAACAATCTCAGAACTGGAGAAGCGCCTCGGTGTGAGAATAGAGGTTGAACCGCTTGAGGAGTCTCAGGAGGAGCAGAGGCAGGAAGCTTACACTGAAATCAAGAACAAGATAATCTACCTGACCGTGGGCGAGCCTAACATGGATGTAAGGTTCTATGTTGACAACATACTTGTACTCCAGGCGAAAAGTTCCAATAAGGGAATTGTCAGGATAAAGATAGCCAGCGATACAGGCGCTGCCCTCTACAACTACATCAAGCAAGGAAAGAAGATATATTTCTCGCCAGCAAGAAAATAA
- a CDS encoding asparagine synthase-related protein, producing the protein MDSIPCEDVFAGKLAEIIRKTFPGMIPPDSALGFSGGIDSSLINFIAGNSLHPYNVSVPGSRDLSNATMVSERLGFKFTHIDPTGLDIKKYREMVRDADPGISESDMGYEVVLAILLDSIDEEYLVTGQGSDELFYGYRRFIDNPGLTNEGHMKKLYSSTLPREERLASAMGKKLVTPYLSPEILGIMEGMQREQNVRGNMNKLMLRQAAVCLSYPVDLAMIPKKAAQYGSGIQKLIRQ; encoded by the coding sequence ATGGATTCCATCCCATGCGAAGATGTTTTTGCCGGGAAGCTTGCAGAAATTATTCGGAAAACATTTCCTGGCATGATTCCACCTGATTCAGCCCTTGGTTTTTCCGGGGGCATAGACAGTTCACTCATAAATTTCATCGCTGGAAACAGTCTTCACCCTTACAATGTAAGCGTTCCTGGATCCAGGGACCTCTCCAACGCAACCATGGTGTCTGAACGCCTGGGATTCAAGTTCACGCACATCGACCCCACTGGGCTGGACATTAAAAAGTACAGGGAAATGGTACGTGATGCGGATCCAGGAATCTCAGAATCAGACATGGGCTATGAGGTTGTTCTTGCCATCCTTCTGGACAGTATAGACGAAGAATACCTTGTCACCGGACAGGGATCCGACGAACTGTTCTATGGGTACAGGCGATTCATTGATAATCCTGGTCTCACCAACGAGGGGCATATGAAGAAGCTTTACAGTTCAACTCTCCCTAGGGAAGAAAGACTGGCCAGCGCCATGGGGAAGAAGCTTGTTACGCCTTACCTGAGCCCTGAAATCCTCGGGATTATGGAAGGGATGCAGAGAGAACAGAATGTCAGGGGAAACATGAATAAACTCATGCTCAGGCAAGCCGCTGTCTGTCTTAGCTATCCGGTAGATCTGGCAATGATTCCAAAGAAGGCTGCTCAGTACGGGTCGGGAATTCAGAAGCTTATCAGACAGTGA
- a CDS encoding winged helix-turn-helix domain-containing protein: MATERPRHGSRDKSEIREWKREQGFEMLKKGMKKSVISKRLGVNRKTVYNWSVKLEQSGDWHDRKQPGSRSKLRKDQKEKLKKIIDGGPRSYGYDTDLWTLKRISEVISREFNVDYNTTHVWRVLKNLGYSAQIPVAVAIEKIPDT, encoded by the coding sequence ATGGCTACCGAGAGGCCCAGGCACGGATCCCGTGATAAATCTGAAATCAGGGAATGGAAAAGGGAACAGGGTTTTGAGATGCTGAAGAAAGGCATGAAGAAGTCCGTTATATCAAAAAGACTCGGGGTGAACCGAAAGACAGTGTACAACTGGTCAGTCAAACTGGAACAGAGTGGAGACTGGCATGACAGGAAACAGCCAGGTTCCAGGAGCAAGTTGAGAAAGGATCAGAAGGAGAAGCTGAAGAAGATAATAGACGGCGGTCCAAGGTCATACGGCTATGATACTGATCTGTGGACACTGAAGAGAATATCTGAAGTCATATCAAGGGAGTTCAATGTTGATTACAACACGACACACGTCTGGAGAGTGCTGAAGAACTTGGGTTATTCAGCACAGATCCCGGTTGCGGTTGCCATTGAGAAGATCCCGGATACGTGA
- a CDS encoding IS630 family transposase → MKEAKEKNATILFQDESGMQSRPNVRRTWSPRDKRPAIRVREKRDRISISSAVSADGDLYFAIKGGSMNEDDILSFMDQLLSEIHGFLYIFWDNIMIHRSGKVREYLGTHNDRLITRRIPAYSPELNPDEFVWNALKYQELPNFCPESMDDLKNAVISTMNKLKSNPERLRNIIRGSNLPLPPITGKN, encoded by the coding sequence GTGAAGGAGGCCAAGGAGAAGAATGCGACCATTCTGTTCCAGGACGAATCCGGAATGCAGAGCAGGCCCAACGTCAGGAGGACATGGTCTCCCAGGGACAAGAGACCGGCCATAAGGGTGAGGGAGAAGAGGGACAGGATATCCATATCCTCTGCAGTATCTGCGGATGGCGATCTGTATTTCGCCATAAAGGGGGGTAGCATGAACGAGGACGACATCCTCTCATTTATGGATCAGCTTCTCTCAGAAATACATGGGTTTCTTTACATATTCTGGGACAACATCATGATACACAGGAGTGGCAAGGTCAGGGAATACCTCGGCACGCATAATGATCGGCTCATCACAAGGCGTATACCAGCATATTCTCCCGAGCTGAATCCCGATGAATTCGTTTGGAATGCCCTGAAATATCAGGAGCTGCCAAATTTCTGCCCTGAAAGCATGGATGATCTGAAGAATGCTGTCATATCCACCATGAATAAACTTAAGAGCAACCCGGAAAGGCTAAGAAATATAATCAGAGGCTCAAACCTTCCCCTACCGCCCATAACAGGAAAAAATTAA
- a CDS encoding 7-cyano-7-deazaguanine synthase yields MLIRGKDRFQPSYDILDEVTITTHPVTLELTRKIFGILYRENFEYLTPFRTLTKAEAVSHVSNFELIKRTNSCRTTRYSNSEYPNCGKCLGCIIRRISLIVAGIEDGKADGYAWDVFLRDENEPVMGRGEGWKIRLKSFSDLYQIFNFCDTFLRNSSSDVSLPKIKDYELNNLFTRFSLDVMSAAYLMYDKEKVGNNPIVNSFYNSLKSDGIINTEMLEKRISAVRNKEFHPVFYSTFV; encoded by the coding sequence GTGTTAATCAGGGGAAAAGATAGGTTTCAACCGTCTTATGATATCCTTGATGAGGTAACTATTACCACGCATCCTGTCACGCTTGAACTCACAAGAAAGATATTTGGGATATTATACAGAGAAAATTTCGAATATTTAACTCCATTTCGGACATTAACAAAGGCAGAAGCGGTTTCCCATGTTAGCAATTTTGAATTGATAAAGAGGACAAATTCCTGCAGAACCACTAGGTATTCCAACAGTGAATATCCGAATTGCGGGAAATGCCTGGGTTGTATAATTCGCAGAATATCGCTCATAGTCGCCGGTATAGAGGATGGAAAGGCGGACGGATACGCTTGGGATGTTTTCTTGAGAGACGAGAATGAGCCAGTTATGGGACGGGGAGAAGGATGGAAAATAAGGCTAAAATCTTTCTCAGATCTTTATCAGATATTCAACTTCTGTGATACATTCTTGAGAAACTCTTCTAGCGATGTAAGTCTTCCAAAGATAAAAGATTATGAATTGAACAATTTGTTTACGAGGTTTTCCTTGGATGTTATGAGTGCAGCTTATTTGATGTATGATAAGGAAAAAGTGGGAAATAACCCCATTGTTAATAGCTTTTATAACTCACTTAAATCTGATGGAATAATAAATACTGAAATGCTTGAAAAGAGAATTTCAGCAGTGAGGAATAAGGAATTTCACCCAGTTTTTTATTCTACTTTCGTTTAA
- a CDS encoding IS1634 family transposase, producing MTFTRRLPKGKNIYVYRVTNHRIKGTKEVKQDSVYLGKEITVDGKTVIQEPRKRIMVRRLLESAPYIMYRYAEDFGIMDDFIPAISGFTSMREAARRIVVLAAMDMFGSTGSIEMHTGIRDGTVKENRDLVDFIGSESPHIAAVLQKAISKRIVKEFGSSGIVYDLSAIRYYGKDNDLAEYGHYYHSNGENREINFVLAVTRDSGIPVHHRIMPGNIVSVSAISNLVMELKDFGIRSVMIVMDRGFYSESNVKELQDHGIIASVPGTLSVYTDLLKKSSGIESSRNYMQYGEDTIFHKSFMINKMRYIVYYSAKRKAERIESFYSKLSEAEKRLRGMMAVKFSSRNDMIRSVTESVRGMGRYISLKFTGSTFTYSLKHRAIQSHTSRMGFFILLTNTKISEADILQIYRRKDVVEKAFMHSKSAMEPLYARTEDGTRAKVFLSILGYAIMAMIAYRCGLTYNRTLETIRGIKEVVYANGSHSTVELTKDQKTLLEKLSIEL from the coding sequence ATGACATTCACCCGGAGGCTTCCAAAGGGAAAAAACATCTACGTTTACCGTGTGACAAACCACAGGATAAAGGGAACTAAGGAAGTGAAACAGGATTCTGTGTATCTTGGAAAGGAGATTACCGTGGATGGAAAAACCGTGATACAGGAACCGAGGAAGCGGATCATGGTTAGGAGGCTTCTGGAATCTGCGCCATACATAATGTACCGATATGCGGAGGATTTCGGAATAATGGATGATTTCATACCTGCCATAAGCGGTTTCACCAGCATGAGGGAGGCAGCCAGGAGAATCGTTGTACTGGCTGCAATGGACATGTTCGGTTCCACCGGTTCCATTGAAATGCATACGGGCATAAGGGATGGCACAGTGAAGGAGAACCGTGATCTGGTGGATTTCATCGGTTCTGAAAGTCCCCATATTGCAGCAGTCCTTCAGAAGGCCATATCGAAACGCATAGTGAAGGAGTTCGGATCCTCAGGCATAGTATATGATCTCAGTGCAATACGATACTACGGAAAGGATAATGATCTTGCAGAGTACGGCCATTACTATCATTCCAACGGGGAGAACAGGGAGATCAACTTTGTTCTGGCAGTGACAAGGGATTCCGGAATACCGGTGCACCACAGGATCATGCCCGGCAACATAGTGTCGGTTTCAGCCATCAGCAATCTTGTGATGGAACTGAAGGATTTCGGCATCCGTTCAGTGATGATTGTCATGGACAGGGGTTTCTATTCCGAATCCAACGTGAAGGAACTCCAGGATCACGGCATAATCGCTTCAGTCCCCGGTACGCTCTCCGTATATACGGATCTCTTGAAGAAGTCCTCGGGCATAGAGAGCTCCAGGAACTACATGCAGTATGGTGAGGATACAATATTCCACAAATCATTCATGATCAATAAGATGCGTTACATTGTGTACTACAGTGCAAAGAGGAAGGCAGAAAGGATAGAATCCTTCTACTCCAAACTCTCGGAGGCGGAGAAAAGGCTCAGGGGCATGATGGCTGTGAAGTTCAGCAGCAGGAACGACATGATTCGGTCCGTCACGGAATCTGTCAGGGGCATGGGAAGGTACATATCGCTTAAATTCACCGGATCAACATTCACATATTCACTGAAGCACAGAGCAATACAGTCACACACATCACGCATGGGATTCTTCATACTACTCACAAACACCAAGATCAGTGAGGCGGATATCCTGCAGATATACAGAAGGAAGGATGTGGTTGAGAAGGCATTCATGCATTCAAAATCCGCCATGGAACCTCTGTATGCACGTACAGAGGATGGTACACGGGCGAAGGTGTTCCTCTCCATTCTCGGGTATGCAATCATGGCAATGATTGCATACAGGTGCGGCCTGACATACAACCGGACTCTGGAAACCATAAGGGGCATCAAGGAGGTTGTCTACGCCAATGGCTCCCACAGTACTGTGGAACTCACAAAGGATCAGAAAACACTGCTGGAGAAACTTTCAATTGAACTGTAG
- a CDS encoding IS5 family transposase, translating into MTPKPITATGNRSKRRYWIGSDRRYDRYNRSLVDRIEDLLDTSFLMDWKLLLADNNSGKRGHPYRTPNAFITFLAKLRAMYSIPFRSLEGIARIFARITGIATVCYTSIFRRIRKIVPAIPDSQGKPVDCAIDSTGFKITIRGDYLGSKWKKPRGGWSKLHAVISINDVSAMSFSITDDHVHDAKAGKELLKSVKERIRRIFADKGYDSKSIYNTFGENTIIPPRKNASTRSRGSPSRAKIVRKIWRTSEKEWKESVGYGKRWHVEIYFSGLKRTMGEVIKANRPDYIVQEIALKVQYYNVLREMTHAY; encoded by the coding sequence ATGACACCAAAGCCAATCACTGCTACAGGCAATAGAAGCAAAAGAAGATATTGGATCGGTTCGGACAGAAGGTATGACAGGTACAACAGGTCCCTGGTGGACAGGATTGAGGATCTCCTTGATACTTCATTCCTCATGGACTGGAAGCTGCTCCTTGCAGATAACAACAGTGGAAAGAGAGGCCATCCCTACAGGACACCAAATGCATTCATAACATTCCTTGCAAAACTCAGGGCAATGTACAGCATTCCCTTCAGATCACTGGAGGGAATTGCCAGGATATTTGCAAGGATCACAGGCATTGCAACAGTATGCTACACAAGCATATTCCGAAGAATCAGAAAGATTGTGCCAGCTATTCCCGATTCTCAGGGAAAGCCTGTGGACTGTGCCATTGATTCCACAGGCTTCAAGATCACCATCAGGGGTGATTATCTTGGATCAAAATGGAAAAAACCAAGGGGGGGATGGTCAAAGCTTCATGCAGTCATATCCATAAATGATGTGTCAGCCATGTCCTTTTCCATCACTGATGATCATGTGCATGATGCAAAGGCAGGAAAGGAACTGCTGAAATCTGTAAAAGAAAGGATCAGAAGGATATTTGCAGACAAGGGTTATGATTCAAAGTCAATATACAATACATTCGGGGAGAATACAATAATACCCCCAAGGAAGAATGCATCCACAAGGAGCAGGGGATCACCTTCAAGAGCGAAAATAGTCAGGAAGATCTGGAGGACATCGGAAAAAGAATGGAAGGAATCCGTTGGTTATGGAAAAAGATGGCATGTGGAGATATATTTCTCAGGCCTCAAGAGGACAATGGGTGAGGTAATCAAGGCCAACAGGCCTGATTACATAGTTCAGGAGATTGCACTGAAGGTGCAGTATTACAACGTTCTAAGAGAGATGACACATGCCTATTGA
- a CDS encoding site-2 protease family protein — protein MENSSTLTKMQSDDLEYVVSTVKQYLNAYDIQVTPVNVKFLYVNSDNPDIDRAFDEIRKELVPKGYIPFLSEDGEHFLEVTRRPNVKFRGVYVNIIMLVLTLASTIYVGSIYAINFVSDPRDLGLRVLYGFVFFSLPLMLILGIHETGHYIVARHHKVRASLPFFIPFPVTLGTFGAFISLRDPIPNRRAMTEIGVAGPIFGFLTALPLVFVASFLSHSFPPLHDYRIGFFINFPLIYHVLHFATPHDVPVFPMVLAVWVGMFATAMNLIPVGQLDGGHVVRGLLGRKASIVDYVFVAFLFILGFRYDGWWLLAIFVVLLGLTHPPALDDYAKIRPMDIALGVFALIMFVLTFTPIPISIH, from the coding sequence ATGGAGAACAGCAGCACTCTTACAAAAATGCAAAGCGATGATCTGGAATACGTCGTTTCAACTGTAAAGCAGTACCTTAATGCATATGATATACAGGTCACTCCGGTAAACGTTAAATTCCTTTATGTCAACAGCGACAACCCTGACATAGATCGAGCCTTCGATGAGATAAGGAAGGAACTTGTGCCCAAGGGCTATATACCATTCCTTTCAGAAGATGGAGAGCATTTCCTGGAGGTGACCAGGAGACCAAACGTGAAATTCCGTGGGGTCTATGTCAACATCATAATGCTTGTCCTGACCCTGGCGTCCACCATCTACGTTGGTTCAATATACGCCATCAACTTCGTTTCAGATCCAAGGGACCTTGGTCTCAGGGTTCTCTACGGATTTGTTTTCTTTTCGCTGCCCCTGATGCTGATTCTTGGAATACATGAGACGGGCCATTATATTGTAGCCCGCCACCACAAGGTGAGGGCATCCCTTCCATTCTTCATACCATTTCCTGTGACTCTAGGCACATTCGGGGCTTTCATCTCACTGAGAGATCCAATCCCAAACAGGAGAGCCATGACCGAAATAGGCGTGGCCGGACCGATTTTCGGTTTCCTGACTGCACTTCCTCTGGTCTTTGTGGCCTCGTTTCTCTCACACTCATTTCCACCGCTTCACGATTACAGGATAGGTTTCTTCATAAATTTCCCCTTAATCTACCATGTACTCCATTTTGCAACGCCCCATGATGTTCCCGTCTTCCCCATGGTGCTTGCCGTATGGGTTGGGATGTTTGCCACAGCCATGAATCTTATCCCTGTTGGGCAGCTTGATGGCGGCCATGTTGTCAGGGGACTCCTTGGGAGAAAGGCATCAATTGTTGACTACGTCTTCGTTGCTTTCCTTTTCATTCTGGGGTTCAGATATGACGGGTGGTGGCTTCTAGCCATATTTGTTGTGCTGCTGGGGCTAACGCATCCTCCTGCACTTGACGATTATGCAAAGATCAGGCCCATGGATATAGCGCTGGGTGTGTTTGCACTCATAATGTTCGTCCTCACTTTCACACCCATACCCATCAGCATCCACTGA
- a CDS encoding DNA double-strand break repair nuclease NurA, which translates to MNETYGDFVSFLRENRERIRDDLIMPESSPRRDLYSDSFRRNFLPPPSHGFGKNISATDSSEFVRELYNGKKIILVRSYTSAGKTIYSSFVPRVMNVGRDDLQRFITMLMEHSEHMSVLRMLEIERPDMVLIDGSISGRINRERRRLLAEGYTEFHNDYVKSLAAMIERADSLGIPLVFIAKSSESRVFKKFLLGEIGKGAGMKEQIRTELDSGLNDHYLIKSLATGPGYTRPIQQASTLGDGDAAKEYLYHTTHILPDARDLPLKMDFVLPGEEMDSSGSLARSIISMAFWAYGGSKVHNLWLADIDRLVKFRKEEVEDIYMKTFEREIGISFYETRGERRARIRI; encoded by the coding sequence ATGAACGAAACATACGGGGACTTTGTATCATTTCTCAGGGAAAACCGGGAAAGGATCAGGGATGACCTGATCATGCCTGAATCATCTCCCAGAAGAGACCTTTACTCGGATTCATTTCGCAGAAACTTTCTTCCGCCTCCATCCCATGGCTTCGGCAAGAATATATCGGCCACCGACAGCAGCGAATTCGTCAGGGAGCTCTACAACGGCAAGAAGATAATTCTTGTGAGATCATATACATCAGCTGGGAAGACCATTTACAGCAGTTTTGTGCCCAGGGTCATGAACGTTGGCAGGGATGATCTGCAGCGCTTCATTACCATGCTCATGGAACATTCTGAGCACATGAGCGTGCTCAGGATGCTTGAAATTGAAAGACCTGACATGGTGCTGATTGACGGTTCCATAAGCGGAAGGATAAACCGTGAGAGGCGCCGACTTCTTGCAGAAGGATACACTGAATTCCATAATGATTACGTGAAGTCACTTGCAGCAATGATTGAAAGGGCAGATTCACTTGGGATTCCCCTGGTGTTCATAGCCAAGAGTTCTGAATCAAGGGTCTTCAAGAAATTCCTGCTGGGAGAGATAGGTAAAGGCGCGGGCATGAAGGAACAGATCAGGACGGAACTGGATTCAGGGCTGAATGACCATTATCTCATAAAGTCCCTGGCAACCGGGCCCGGATATACCCGGCCCATACAGCAGGCATCAACCCTGGGTGACGGGGATGCTGCAAAGGAGTACCTATACCATACGACCCATATCCTGCCGGATGCAAGGGACCTACCACTCAAGATGGATTTTGTGCTCCCCGGCGAGGAAATGGATTCTTCCGGAAGCCTTGCAAGATCCATAATATCCATGGCCTTCTGGGCATATGGCGGTTCCAAGGTCCACAACCTCTGGCTTGCAGACATAGACAGGCTGGTTAAGTTCAGGAAGGAAGAAGTGGAGGATATCTACATGAAAACATTTGAGAGAGAAATAGGCATCAGTTTCTATGAGACCAGAGGGGAAAGGCGTGCAAGAATCAGAATCTGA